In Fluviicola taffensis DSM 16823, the following are encoded in one genomic region:
- the fsa gene encoding fructose-6-phosphate aldolase translates to MKFFIDTANLNDIREANDLGILDGVTTNPTLMAKEGITGQNNILKHYVEICKIVDGPVSAEVIATDFEGMIREGEALSELHKNIVVKIPMIPEGIKAIKYFSSKGIKTNCTLIFSAGQALLAAKAGASYVSPFVGRLDDISTNGMDLIQQIRIIFDNYGFETEILAASVRHPMHIIQCAEIGSDVMTGPLSAILALAKHPLTDTGLAQFLADHAKGNQ, encoded by the coding sequence ATGAAATTTTTCATCGATACTGCAAACCTCAACGATATTCGTGAAGCAAATGATTTAGGAATCTTGGATGGTGTCACTACCAATCCTACTTTGATGGCTAAAGAAGGAATCACAGGTCAAAATAATATTTTGAAACACTACGTAGAAATCTGCAAAATTGTAGACGGGCCCGTAAGTGCAGAAGTCATTGCAACTGATTTTGAGGGAATGATTCGCGAAGGAGAAGCTTTGTCTGAATTACATAAAAATATTGTAGTAAAAATCCCTATGATTCCAGAAGGAATTAAAGCGATTAAATATTTTTCATCCAAAGGAATTAAAACAAATTGCACCCTTATTTTTAGTGCAGGTCAAGCTTTATTGGCAGCAAAAGCAGGAGCTAGTTATGTTTCTCCATTTGTTGGTCGATTAGATGATATTTCAACAAATGGAATGGATTTGATTCAGCAAATTCGTATCATTTTTGATAATTACGGATTTGAAACAGAAATTCTTGCCGCTTCAGTGCGTCATCCGATGCATATTATTCAGTGTGCAGAAATCGGTTCAGATGTAATGACGGGACCATTGAGTGCGATTTTAGCACTAGCAAAACACCCTTTGACAGATACAGGTTTGGCTCAATTCCTCGCAGATCACGCGAAGGGAAATCAATAA